The Microbacterium foliorum genome has a window encoding:
- a CDS encoding ATP-dependent Clp protease proteolytic subunit has protein sequence MYSPTFRSAGDLPSSRYVLPQFEERTAYGFKRQDPYNKLFEDRVIFLGVQVDDASADDVMAQLLVLESQDSERDITMYINSPGGSFTAMTAIYDTMQYVAPQIQTVVLGQAASAASVLLAGGHPGKRLALPNARVLMHQPAMGEAGHGQASDIEIQAAEILRMRTWLEETMARHTGKPVEQVNRDIDRDKILSAAEALDYGIVDQVLTSRKRA, from the coding sequence ATGTACTCACCCACCTTCCGCTCTGCCGGCGACCTGCCCTCCAGCCGCTATGTGCTTCCTCAGTTCGAGGAGCGCACGGCCTACGGCTTCAAGCGTCAGGATCCGTACAACAAGCTGTTCGAAGATCGCGTGATCTTCCTCGGCGTGCAGGTCGACGACGCGTCGGCCGACGACGTGATGGCGCAGCTGCTTGTTCTCGAGAGCCAGGACTCCGAGCGCGACATCACGATGTACATCAACTCGCCCGGTGGTTCGTTCACCGCGATGACGGCGATCTACGACACGATGCAGTATGTCGCGCCGCAGATCCAGACAGTGGTGCTCGGCCAGGCGGCGTCGGCTGCCTCCGTGCTGCTCGCGGGCGGTCACCCCGGCAAGCGTCTCGCACTGCCCAACGCCCGCGTGCTCATGCACCAGCCGGCGATGGGCGAGGCCGGGCACGGCCAGGCCTCCGACATCGAGATCCAGGCCGCGGAGATCCTCCGGATGCGCACCTGGCTCGAGGAGACCATGGCTCGCCACACCGGCAAGCCCGTCGAGCAGGTCAACCGCGACATCGACCGCGACAAGATCCTCTCGGCCGCTGAGGCGCTCGACTACGGCATCGTCGACCAGGTGCTCACCTCGCGCAAGCGCGCCTGA
- a CDS encoding ATP-dependent Clp protease proteolytic subunit, translating to MAAEPLLATSVFDRLLKDRIIWLGSEVRDENANEICAKILLLAAEDSDKDIYLYINSPGGSITAGMAIYDTMQFVPNDIVTVGIGMAASMGQLLLTAGTKGKRYITPNARVLLHQPHGGFGGTSSDIQTQAQLITSMKNRLAEITAAQTGKSVEQINADGDRDRWFTADEALEYGFVDHIRDSATDVIGGGGTDQDNK from the coding sequence ATGGCTGCAGAACCCCTCCTCGCTACGAGCGTCTTCGACAGGCTGTTGAAGGACCGCATCATCTGGCTGGGATCGGAGGTGCGCGACGAGAACGCCAATGAGATCTGCGCGAAGATCCTCCTTCTCGCCGCGGAAGACTCCGACAAGGACATCTACCTCTACATCAACTCGCCCGGTGGGTCGATCACGGCCGGCATGGCGATCTACGACACGATGCAGTTCGTGCCGAACGACATCGTCACGGTCGGCATCGGCATGGCGGCGTCCATGGGACAGCTGCTGCTGACCGCGGGCACCAAGGGCAAGCGATACATCACCCCGAACGCCCGCGTGCTGCTGCACCAGCCGCACGGTGGCTTCGGCGGAACGTCGAGCGACATCCAGACGCAGGCGCAGCTGATCACGTCGATGAAGAACCGGCTCGCCGAGATCACCGCGGCGCAGACCGGCAAGTCGGTCGAGCAGATCAACGCCGACGGTGACCGCGACCGCTGGTTCACCGCCGACGAGGCGCTCGAGTACGGCTTCGTCGACCACATCCGCGACTCGGCCACCGACGTCATCGGCGGCGGCGGAACCGACCAGGACAACAAGTAA